A window of the Candidatus Methanoperedens sp. genome harbors these coding sequences:
- a CDS encoding NAD(P)/FAD-dependent oxidoreductase: protein MIKKDVIIIGAGASGMMCAVESGKRGRTVLVLDHADKIGKKIRISGGGKCNFTNINIHPANFISNNPHFCKSALSRFGPRDFIALLEKHGIKYEEREAGQLFCAKSAEEIIRMLEKESNDVSVKIILNCRIMEVNKEDSFIVSTDNGIFQSGSLVIATGALSCPQIGASGMGHDIAKQFGLKVTELKPALVPFIFSRKDRTIFSELSGISIDGAIKCNKIEFRGSILFTHRGLSGPAILQVSSYWKEGDKIVIDLLPGIDIFGIFMERQLNKSKIDMHNLLSEYLPSRLSRIWCASNIRSKPVNQYNEKELKNIAHHIHNWEIKPDTTEDFKTAEATLGGIDTDELSSKTMESKKVKGLYFTGEVIDVTGQLGGYNLHWAWASGFVAGQYA from the coding sequence ATTATCAAAAAAGACGTCATCATAATAGGAGCAGGCGCATCAGGCATGATGTGCGCCGTCGAATCAGGGAAAAGAGGCCGCACAGTTCTTGTTCTGGATCATGCTGATAAAATCGGGAAAAAAATTAGAATATCAGGCGGCGGGAAGTGCAACTTTACAAATATCAATATCCACCCTGCAAATTTTATATCAAACAATCCGCACTTTTGCAAATCTGCGCTTTCCCGTTTTGGCCCCCGTGATTTCATTGCCCTTCTTGAAAAACATGGCATAAAATATGAAGAAAGGGAAGCTGGCCAGTTGTTCTGCGCCAAAAGCGCTGAGGAAATAATAAGAATGCTGGAGAAAGAAAGTAATGATGTCTCAGTAAAAATTATATTAAATTGCCGTATAATGGAAGTGAATAAAGAAGATTCGTTTATAGTATCCACTGATAATGGGATTTTTCAATCAGGGTCGCTTGTTATTGCAACAGGCGCATTATCCTGTCCGCAGATAGGTGCTTCCGGGATGGGGCATGATATTGCAAAGCAGTTCGGCCTGAAAGTCACTGAACTAAAACCCGCGCTTGTTCCATTTATTTTTTCACGGAAAGACAGGACTATATTTAGCGAATTAAGCGGTATCTCAATTGACGGCGCTATCAAATGCAACAAAATAGAATTCCGGGGAAGTATCCTTTTTACTCACAGGGGACTTAGCGGTCCTGCAATACTCCAGGTATCCTCATACTGGAAGGAAGGTGATAAAATTGTTATTGACCTGCTGCCCGGGATCGATATATTCGGGATTTTCATGGAAAGACAGCTTAATAAAAGCAAAATCGATATGCATAACTTGCTTTCAGAATATCTGCCTTCGCGCCTTTCAAGGATATGGTGCGCCTCAAATATCCGGTCAAAACCTGTAAATCAATATAATGAAAAGGAACTAAAAAATATCGCTCACCATATCCATAACTGGGAGATCAAACCGGATACTACCGAAGATTTCAAAACTGCCGAGGCTACACTTGGCGGAATTGATACTGATGAACTCTCATCTAAAACAATGGAATCAAAAAA